One Brassica napus cultivar Da-Ae chromosome A1, Da-Ae, whole genome shotgun sequence genomic region harbors:
- the LOC111211218 gene encoding uncharacterized protein LOC111211218 — MDIAGWVGNCLTCQLVKEEHQVPSRLFQSLSMPEWKWDMITMDFVCGLLKTKSYKDSVWVIVDRLTKLAHFLPFQMSDGVDKCVELYMRVIVKLHGAHEYNISSTNGMTIGEDNPIIGGFIGGLRSGLGRLCRTLLCWIEVGDGRDLYPGVIKEMTDTIKFIKEKMKEAQDRQKSYVDKSRKELEFQVGEMVYLKRVKSKGNDRTAKMGKLQPRYMGPFMIVERVGPVTYRLEMLDVP; from the exons ATGGATATAGCTGGTTGGGTGGGAAATTGTCTAACATGTCAGTTAGTGAAAGAAGAGCATCAGGTTCCGAGTCGCTTGTTCCAAAGTCTATCCATGCCTGAATGGAAATGGGATATGATCACGATGGATTTTGTGTGCGGGCTTCTAAAGACAAAGAGCTATAAAGATTCAGTATGGGTGATAGTAGACCGCTTGACTAAGTTAGCACACTTCCTTCCATTCCAAATGTCAGATGGTGTAGACAAGTGTGTGGAACTCTACATGAGGGTAATTGTGAAACTCCATG GTGCACATGAGTACAACATATCATCCACAAACGGAATGACAATCGGAGAGGACAATCCAATCATTGGAGGATTTATTGGAGGCTTGCGTAGTGGACTGGG ACGTCTGTGTCGAACTCTCTTGTGTTGGATTGAAGTGGGGGATGGCCGAGATCTTTATCCAGGGGTGATAAAAGAAATGACAGACACGATCAAATttatcaaggagaaaatgaaagagGCTCAAGATCGGCAGAAAAGCTATGTAGACAAGAGTAGGAAGGAATTGGAATTCCAAGTGGGGGAGATGGTTTACCTAAAAAGGGTGAAGTCTAAGGGAAATGATAGGACAGCGAAGATGGGTAAACTGCAACCGAGATATATGGGACCGTTTATGATCGTGGAACGAGTTGGACCAGTGACTTATCGTTTGGAAATGCTTGACGTTCCATGA